The Bombyx mori chromosome 14, ASM3026992v2 DNA segment tatgttttgttaagttcattttggtatatgaatggttacataatgaataaacttgtttcaattattatacattaaacatgtgacagaatttatgacctgactatgtataCCATCAAAGTGTTTATTTCCAAAAAGGACAATCAACAACTCCTCATTTATGGAGCCATCAAATAAATCATAGCACACATCGACATGTGAACGTTACACAATGGCGCGTTGATGTGTTTGTGCGGTCGTCAATAAAAATGCAATTCCTTTTTATTATCTGGCCAAAGTTAGATTTAAAGACTTTCAATAAAATGCATTTGTAAACTGCGGCATAGTTATTTAAAGCACATAAAGTAATTCCCGCTGCATTCCCGACGCCATGAAACAAGCGCCGGGTCACGTCTATTTTTAGTCAATAAACTTGCATTgcgtctttatttattttttatttattgcttaaatgggtgaacgagctcacagcttacctgatgttaagtaattactggatcccatagatatctacgatgTATatccgctacccaccttgaaatataagttctaaggtctcaagtatagttacaacggctgccctacccttcaaaacgaaacgcattactgcttcacggtaaaaatagggagggtggtTATACCTACtcgcccggactcacaagaggtcctaccaccagtaaaaaactgcTGTGCCGGTCATGTACtcaaagctatatttttttgttccagGCACAATGGGAGACCGAACGATTCGCAGGATTATCATACTCAACATACTCTTCGTAACGATAACCGCAGACTTCACGAACAACTGTCCGGAGCAATGCAAATGCAGCTGGGCTGGCGGCGACAAGCAGGCGGACTGCTCCCACGGCCACTTCGATGCGATCCCGAAAACTTTAAGCTCGGACATACAGAAACTGAACCTAACCGGCAACGACGTGTACGAAATAACAATACACGCCTTCCACGACGTCGGTCTCATAAACCTCTGGAAGCTGACGCTGAGTGAATGCAAACTGCAAACGATACAGAGAAGCGGCTTCTTCGGCCTCGGGATCATGATCGAATTGGACTTATCAAAGAACGACCTCAAGTCACTACACCCGGACCTCTTCAAGGAGACCCCGAAAATACGATGGATCCTACTCAACGACAACAAAATCGAAAAATTAGACGACGGATTGTTTAGCAACTTGGCCTATCTGCAGAAAGTCGATCTGAGCAACAACAGAATAGTACACATCGGAATGAAAACTTTCGTTAACATCCCAAAACTCAACTTCTTGAGGCTAGATAGCAACAAGCTGGAATACTTGAAAGGTGACACGTTAGAAGGCATCAGCTCCTTGTCTAACCTGGACGTGCAAGACAACCCTTGGCGTTGCGATTGCTACCTACAACCGTTCAGAAACTGGGTCATCAGCAAGAAGTTATACACTTCAAACGTTTACTGCGCTGACCCTCCGAAGGTACATGGGAAAACGTGGAAAGAACTCGACACCAACGATTTCGCATGCAGACCCAGTATTGTATACCCGTCGACGAGTACCACTCTGAGATCAGCAGACAACAACATCACCTTAGCTTGTCATGTCAACGGGAATCCATTACCAGAAGTCAACTGGGTGTTGAACGCACAAATCATTGATAGCACGTACCGATACGAAGGGGAAATTAAATACTACATCTCGCAAAGTAAAGGAGAGAACACCGAGTGGGTGAATTTGACAATAACGAATGTGGGTACAACTGATAATGGAGAGTATCTGTGTGTCGCCAAAAACCCGGGCGGAGTAGAAGAGAGGAGCGTAACTCTAGCTGTGGTCCAGACTCCGCCGGGCGTGATTGTTCCGACCGGCATGAACAATAACATGATGCCAGTTCTCATCGGAGTATCATGCACTGCAGCCATCATACTAATCATCCTCGTCATACTGTGTTACTGCTGCTGTAGAAGAAGAACTACTGATAAGAAAGCGGAGAACACTAACGGGGAAGCACTCATCGAAGGTTCTGTTATACCTGAAATGGAGAAGAGTTTGATAACTGCTGTGAATCCAGTGACGAAACCTCCGAGACGCTACGACGTTCCACCTTCAATTACCAGTGGTACTGAGATGTCTGAGTTGAATAAAACATTGCTGGACAATGATTCTGTatttggtaagttttttttaatgaatggccataatgtctttttttgttatattgcccttgtaggcagacgagcacacggctcccctgatggtgagtgtttaccgtcgcccatggacttcagcaataccagtggcagagccaaaccgctgctaCCGTGCTAAGTGTTTTCCGTTGTGTTATACGACAGTGAGTTCACGTAAATCCTACCGCTCATCTTTAGACTATCTGATGCTTAAGATGTCTAATCTGATGCTTACACGTCATTAATGCGAGCCGTTTGTGTGACATTGCTACCATGACTAGTAgtccatattgatgaaaaagataaaaatgtacttaaattttattgccagccatacataaattacCATTTTAAAAGTACCAGTTACTATCAGTATTGTAAAACGACAAGTTCTTCTTCTTTCAACAGATCAATAAATGTAAAAGTAACACACTAGAGAATGTAATTCTTACTAGTGTAGTAATTTTAAACGGATCGATTGTTAAGCGCTGTATTTGTTTTACAGCACACAACGAAGACGAAAAGCGGTCGCTGGGCTACGACCATTTGATGAAACCATCTCAAGATGCACTGAACGTAGAGTACGGCCGGACTGATGGCCGAGCTTACCCCCCTGATCTGCTGTCTTTCCCACCGAGAGCCGCGCAAATTTCGCCGGCTGCAAGCAACGCCTCAACTGTCCCTGATACGACGAGGCTGCCACCCCACCAACTCAACCCGGTCAGCCCCATCCATTCACCGATATACGGCATAACACCAAACCCGAACATGTTTAGAACCTTGCCGTACTCACGATCTCAATCACCGTTTACTGCTCCGATCACTTCCCCAGTGGTGACCCCTCGACAAGGCTACGTTACGATACCCAGAAGACCTAGAGTACCCAGTTGGTCCAGCACTGCGAGTACCCAAATCCTACCCAGTTCGGAGGCTCAAGAGCCTTTGTATGATAACTTGGGTTTAAGAACTACAGCTGACGGAAGTTCCGTACTATCTTTGAATAAAGCCGGCTTAGAAAGCCAGTTTTCTCCTATGCGGAACAGGCCATTGCCAGCCACACCGACCAGCTATCAAACTCCCCATCCAGTATACTATGCTCCGATCGAAGAACAAGAACCAGCCCCATCCCCGGTCCCTCCACAACACAACCCTCGGAACAGTATCAGCTCTCAGCTATCAACTCCAGGACCACAGGAGCCTATAAACAGAATGAGTTGGACTGCAAAGAACACTTCGACCCCTCAAACTGAACCAAGGAAAGCTTTGTTTAATGACGCACCAACAGACACCCCGAACCGAAAAGGAAAACCCGAGACCGGGTCTTTAAGACGACCTCCAGTTGACTCCAATAAGGACGAACTTAGATCACCCTCCAAGGAAGAAATTAAGAAGAACGAGGGTAACATATCCATGAACCAATCTGGAACCCTGGGCAGGAGCGGGAAGATCCCACCCAGACCTCCACCAAAGCCGAAAAAGAAGCTAAACCCCGAAGTAAACACGAGCGAGCCCTTATTCGAAGATGAAGGCGAAGACGGAACGGAAGTGTAGTTAAAAATACTCTTAGCTTACCAAAGTGCCAATGAGCTTTTAGTGATAACAACTAACTTCTAAATAAACGAAGAATGATAGTGTTGTGAAAGTGATCGAGAATCGAATCGAAGTGACAAATGACAATGAGTAGCGTGCAATCAAGTGACGTAAGGTGCTCAGGTGTACATAAACTATTCATAGATTTTATACCTTATCAAGTAAAGTTTACGGaccatttttaattgtaatgacttttttttatttgtatttagtatttatttgtacttgTTTATTACTTTGGTAGCTAACTATGACTTGCActgtttttttgaaattttattctgttttaagaCTGATTTTTTTATCGAGCAATTTTATTTCGACATTCCCTCGAGCGTTCATTTATAAGCGCAATCAAAATTTAGTTTTACAAATCTACATTGTCATGGTTTTTTTTGCTCACAAATATCTTGGACGTTTCGCTGGCCCAAGAAATAAAATGGACttcatttttatgataaaaacacgatttttaatgattattaGTTAGTGTTATAAAAAGTGAATTTTATGCGCTCCTTACTCGGCGGTACTGTACTGTGCCCCAATCTTTACATCGCGGGTTCGATACTGGAGTCACAAACATTATGATTTCAAATTTAAGACATTTCTTAAGCCGTACTCAATAGTGATCACGGTCAAAATGTCAAAGGTACGGGTGGCGATTGCGTTTTAGTTATAACCAAATGGCTATTGTTGAAACTGAAAGGagaattatgaattattttaccAAACACTATTATTCATTTCCTTTTTTAGGATATTTCGTGAGCCGCAATCTAAAGCAAAGTAAACTGGAGCCCCGAGACGCGAGAGGTCGTTAACCTCGCCCTTCAACTCAGTTTTAGTTGTGCTACATTGCGTGTGATGTGAAAAGCATCAGTAAAAAATAGATCGTGTTAATAATACCGTGCATTATCGCTCG contains these protein-coding regions:
- the LOC101739490 gene encoding uncharacterized protein LOC101739490 isoform X2; translation: MGDRTIRRIIILNILFVTITADFTNNCPEQCKCSWAGGDKQADCSHGHFDAIPKTLSSDIQKLNLTGNDVYEITIHAFHDVGLINLWKLTLSECKLQTIQRSGFFGLGIMIELDLSKNDLKSLHPDLFKETPKIRWILLNDNKIEKLDDGLFSNLAYLQKVDLSNNRIVHIGMKTFVNIPKLNFLRLDSNKLEYLKGDTLEGISSLSNLDVQDNPWRCDCYLQPFRNWVISKKLYTSNVYCADPPKVHGKTWKELDTNDFACRPSIVYPSTSTTLRSADNNITLACHVNGNPLPEVNWVLNAQIIDSTYRYEGEIKYYISQSKGENTEWVNLTITNVGTTDNGEYLCVAKNPGGVEERSVTLAVVQTPPGVIVPTGMNNNMMPVLIGVSCTAAIILIILVILCYCCCRRRTTDKKAENTNGEALIEGSVIPEMEKSLITAVNPVTKPPRRYDVPPSITSGTEMSELNKTLLDNDSVFAHNEDEKRSLGYDHLMKPSQDALNVEYGRTDGRAYPPDLLSFPPRAAQISPAASNASTVPDTTRLPPHQLNPVSPIHSPIYGITPNPNMFRTLPYSRSQSPFTAPITSPVVTPRQGYVTIPRRPRVPSWSSTASTQILPSSEAQEPLYDNLGLRTTADGSSVLSLNKAGLESQFSPMRNRPLPATPTSYQTPHPVYYAPIEEQEPAPSPVPPQHNPRNSISSQLSTPGPQEPINRMSWTAKNTSTPQTEPRKALFNDAPTDTPNRKGKPETGSLRRPPVDSNKDELRSPSKEEIKKNEGNISMNQSGTLGRSGKIPPRPPPKPKKKLNPEVNTSEPLFEDEGEDGTEV
- the LOC101739490 gene encoding uncharacterized protein LOC101739490 isoform X1; translation: MLQTGTMGDRTIRRIIILNILFVTITADFTNNCPEQCKCSWAGGDKQADCSHGHFDAIPKTLSSDIQKLNLTGNDVYEITIHAFHDVGLINLWKLTLSECKLQTIQRSGFFGLGIMIELDLSKNDLKSLHPDLFKETPKIRWILLNDNKIEKLDDGLFSNLAYLQKVDLSNNRIVHIGMKTFVNIPKLNFLRLDSNKLEYLKGDTLEGISSLSNLDVQDNPWRCDCYLQPFRNWVISKKLYTSNVYCADPPKVHGKTWKELDTNDFACRPSIVYPSTSTTLRSADNNITLACHVNGNPLPEVNWVLNAQIIDSTYRYEGEIKYYISQSKGENTEWVNLTITNVGTTDNGEYLCVAKNPGGVEERSVTLAVVQTPPGVIVPTGMNNNMMPVLIGVSCTAAIILIILVILCYCCCRRRTTDKKAENTNGEALIEGSVIPEMEKSLITAVNPVTKPPRRYDVPPSITSGTEMSELNKTLLDNDSVFAHNEDEKRSLGYDHLMKPSQDALNVEYGRTDGRAYPPDLLSFPPRAAQISPAASNASTVPDTTRLPPHQLNPVSPIHSPIYGITPNPNMFRTLPYSRSQSPFTAPITSPVVTPRQGYVTIPRRPRVPSWSSTASTQILPSSEAQEPLYDNLGLRTTADGSSVLSLNKAGLESQFSPMRNRPLPATPTSYQTPHPVYYAPIEEQEPAPSPVPPQHNPRNSISSQLSTPGPQEPINRMSWTAKNTSTPQTEPRKALFNDAPTDTPNRKGKPETGSLRRPPVDSNKDELRSPSKEEIKKNEGNISMNQSGTLGRSGKIPPRPPPKPKKKLNPEVNTSEPLFEDEGEDGTEV